A stretch of the Pirellulales bacterium genome encodes the following:
- the galT gene encoding galactose-1-phosphate uridylyltransferase, producing the protein MPDLRKDPIVGRWVIIAKSRAKRPHDFETTPRVRGGKFCPFCEHNEDKTPGEVLAYRKQGSLPNREGWRVRVVPNKFPALEIEGDLNNRGEGIYDMMRGVGAHEVIIESPQHLLSTADMTEDNLREVFWVYRDRLIDLKKDRRLVYGMIFKNVGEAAGASLEHTHSQLIVTPIVPINVREEMIGSQEFFKFRGRCVFCDMVQQELATEKRIVLDTPGFVAFCPFASRFPFETWILPKVHSSHYENIQKNGVEDLARIMKQVMGKIEVALDRPAYNYILHTGPFDTQELNHYHWHIEIIPRLTKTAGFEWGSGFYINPVPPEEAAAFLREVEADLHEPRTLPISQTG; encoded by the coding sequence ATGCCTGACTTACGCAAAGATCCGATCGTTGGCCGGTGGGTGATCATCGCCAAGAGCCGTGCCAAGCGGCCGCACGACTTCGAGACTACGCCCCGGGTGCGCGGTGGGAAGTTCTGCCCTTTCTGCGAGCACAACGAAGACAAGACACCCGGCGAGGTGCTGGCGTATCGCAAGCAAGGCTCGCTTCCCAACCGCGAAGGGTGGCGGGTCCGCGTCGTGCCGAACAAGTTTCCCGCGCTCGAGATCGAGGGGGACTTGAACAACCGCGGCGAAGGCATCTACGACATGATGCGCGGTGTCGGCGCCCACGAGGTGATCATCGAATCGCCGCAGCATCTGCTCAGCACGGCGGACATGACCGAGGATAATCTACGCGAAGTATTCTGGGTCTATCGCGACCGGCTGATTGATCTGAAAAAAGATCGCCGCCTGGTGTACGGCATGATCTTCAAGAACGTGGGCGAGGCGGCCGGCGCATCACTGGAACACACCCACAGCCAATTGATCGTCACGCCGATCGTGCCGATCAACGTGCGCGAGGAGATGATCGGCAGCCAGGAGTTCTTCAAATTTCGCGGCCGCTGTGTGTTTTGCGACATGGTCCAACAGGAGTTGGCGACCGAGAAGCGAATCGTGCTAGACACGCCGGGTTTTGTTGCCTTCTGCCCGTTCGCCAGCCGCTTTCCGTTCGAGACGTGGATCCTGCCCAAGGTCCACTCTAGTCATTACGAAAACATTCAGAAAAACGGCGTCGAAGACCTGGCGCGGATCATGAAGCAGGTAATGGGCAAGATCGAAGTGGCACTCGATCGGCCCGCTTACAACTACATCTTGCACACAGGACCCTTTGACACGCAAGAACTCAATCACTATCACTGGCACATTGAGATTATTCCGCGCCTGACGAAGACCGCCGGATTCGAATGGGGCTCGGGTTTCTACATTAATCCTGTACCGCCTGAGGAAGCCGCCGCGTTTCTCCGCGAAGTCGAGGCTGACCTGCACGAGCCGCGGACTCTGCCGATCAGTCAGACTGGGTAA